The proteins below are encoded in one region of Anoplopoma fimbria isolate UVic2021 breed Golden Eagle Sablefish chromosome 19, Afim_UVic_2022, whole genome shotgun sequence:
- the LOC129108046 gene encoding peroxisomal succinyl-coenzyme A thioesterase-like, with product MDRKRTCVKLSVQPSRGLMDEKFIVLVENVFPGFQLTVYALYQCEDGHSWEAFAHYTANASGTVNVSEDPSLGGTYSGVEQMGLMWSLRPVPGSKPGLRMRKMNVQTPMEVKILVYPGHLTEGFVDKVPLAGVVVERWYMAPGVRRIPITEAGLTATLFLPSGPGPFPGLLDLWGGGGQLVEYRSALLASHGIASMALDYLTPKITKETGKMVDNEYFETAYRVLEQHPQILGSRIAMLGLSFGTCVTLRMAIYSQVFKLRCAVCISGSHVQPVDGSLKQMITFFFQNAEKTRLNEENQVIWRDLLLPIPTDPSQKMEVGRLQCPLLLVVGEDDQNWPAYESAMDIKEMVQRAGNDHLLTVLSYPNAGHLIEPPFTPFARASTFRTVSAKPQTMIVLWGGELVAHSRAQEDSWRKTLVFLKENLFGGSSPGATSFSNL from the exons ATGGACAGGAAACGTACTTGTGTGAAGCTGTCGGTCCAGCCGTCCAGAGGGCTCATGGACGAGAAGTTTATCGTCCTAGTCGAGAACGTCTTCCCGGGTTTCCAGCTGACCGTCTACGCCCTCTACCAGTGTGAAGACGGACACAGCTGGGAGGCGTTCGCTCACTACACCGCCAACGCCAGCGGGACTGTGAACG TTTCCGAGGATCCCAGTCTGGGCGGGACTTATTCTGGGGTTGAACAGATGGGTCTAATGTGGAGCCTCAGACCAGTTCCAGGCAGCAAACCAGGGCTCAG gatgaggaagatgaacGTCCAGACTCCCATGGAGGTCAAAATCTTGGTGTACCCGGGTCACCTGACTGAGGGCTTCGTGGACAAGGTGCCGCTGGCCGGTGTGGTGGTGGAGCGCTGGTACATGGCGCCCGGCGTCCGCAGGATCCCGATTACAGAGGCCGGACTCACTGCgaccctcttcctcccctcag GACCCGGACCGTTCCCCGGCCTCCTGGACCTGTGGGGGGGTGGAGGACAGCTGGTGGAGTACCGCTCAGCGCTGCTGGCCTCCCACGGCATCGCCTCCATGGCCCTCGACTACCTGACACCTAAAATTACCAAGGAAACCGGGAAGATGGTGGACAACGAGTACTTTGAG ACGGCCTACAGAGTCTTGGAGCAGCATCCTCAGATCCTCGGCAGCAGGATCGCCATGTTGGGCCTTTCCTTCGGCACCTGTGTCACCCTCAGAATGGCCATTTACTCCCAAGTTTTTAAG CTCAGGTGTGCAGTGTGTATTAGTGGGAGTCATGTGCAGCCGGTCGACGGATCTTTGAAACAAATGATAACTTTCTTCTTTCA AAATGCTGAGAAGACTCGATTGAACGAGGAGAACCAAGTGATCTGGCGAGATCTGCTGCTGCCCATCCCCACCGACCCCTCACAGAAAATGGAG GTGGGACGACTCCAGTGTCCTCTGCTGCTGGTTGTGGGGGAGGACGATCAGAACTGGCCCGCCTACGAGTCTGCAATGGAC ATAAAGGAGATGGTGCAGCGGGCGGGGAACGATCACCTGCTGACCGTCCTGTCGTACCCGAATGCCGGTCACCTGATTGAACCTCCGTTCACGCCGTTCGCCCGAGCCAGCACCTTCAGAACAGTCTCCGCCAAACCTCAGACAA TGATCGTTCTGTGGGGCGGAGAGCTGGTGGCACATTCTCGCGCTCAGGAAGACTCCTGGAGGAAGACGCTGGTCTTTCTGAAGGAGAATCTGTTCGGCGGCTCAAGCCCTGGTGCAACTTCATTTTCCAACCTGTAA